Proteins encoded in a region of the Pseudomonas sp. GOM7 genome:
- a CDS encoding peptidylprolyl isomerase: protein MLKQLALAACTLLLSSSLLAAENPKVLLTTSLGQIEVELDADKAPISTQNFLKYVDSGFYNGTQFHRVMPGFMIQGGGFDADMRQKDTDAPIRNEADNGLHNVRGTLAMARTQVRDSATSQFFINQKDNAFLDHGSRDFGYAVFGKVIRGMDVVDKIAQVPTGNRGMHQNVPREPVLILDAKRL, encoded by the coding sequence ATGCTCAAGCAACTCGCGCTCGCTGCCTGCACCCTGCTGCTGTCCTCCAGCCTGCTGGCGGCAGAAAACCCCAAGGTGCTGCTGACCACCAGCCTGGGGCAAATCGAAGTGGAGCTGGACGCCGACAAGGCGCCGATCAGCACGCAGAACTTCCTCAAGTACGTCGACAGCGGCTTCTACAACGGCACCCAGTTCCACCGCGTGATGCCCGGTTTCATGATCCAGGGCGGTGGCTTCGATGCCGACATGCGCCAGAAGGACACCGACGCCCCGATCAGGAACGAGGCCGACAACGGCTTGCACAACGTCCGTGGCACGCTGGCCATGGCCCGCACCCAGGTGCGCGACTCGGCCACCAGCCAGTTCTTCATCAACCAGAAGGACAACGCCTTCCTCGACCACGGCTCGCGCGACTTCGGCTATGCCGTGTTCGGCAAGGTGATCCGTGGCATGGACGTGGTGGACAAGATCGCCCAGGTGCCCACCGGCAACCGTGGCATGCACCAGAACGTACCGCGCGAGCCGGTGCTGATCCTCGACGCCAAGCGCTTGTAA
- a CDS encoding LysR family transcriptional regulator, with translation MKVPRVTLDQWRTLQAVVDQGGFAQAAEVLHRSQSSVSYTVARMQEQLGVPLLRIDGRKAVLTVAGDVLLRRSRHLVKQASQLEELAHHMEQGWEAEVRLVVDAAYPTANLVRALSAFMPQSRGCRVRLREEVLSGVEEVLLEGTADLAISALNITGHLGIELSEVEFVAVAHPEHPLHRLQRELNFQDLEGQMQVVTRDSGRLQPRDAGWLGAEQRWTVGSLPTARTFVSSGLGFAWLPRHLITRELQEGLLKPLPLSQGGVRKPRFFLYNNKDRALGPATQILIELIKNFDCAPLDAPFAAPQSST, from the coding sequence ATGAAGGTACCCCGCGTAACCCTGGATCAATGGCGAACCTTGCAGGCCGTGGTAGATCAGGGCGGCTTCGCCCAAGCCGCCGAAGTGCTGCACCGCTCGCAATCCTCGGTCAGCTACACCGTGGCGCGCATGCAGGAGCAGCTCGGCGTGCCGCTGCTGCGCATCGATGGACGCAAGGCGGTGCTCACCGTGGCCGGTGACGTGCTGCTGCGCCGCTCGCGGCACCTGGTCAAGCAGGCCAGCCAGCTCGAGGAACTGGCCCACCACATGGAACAGGGCTGGGAAGCCGAAGTGCGCCTGGTGGTGGATGCCGCCTACCCCACGGCCAACCTGGTGCGCGCCCTGTCGGCCTTCATGCCGCAAAGCCGTGGCTGCCGCGTGCGCCTGCGCGAGGAGGTGCTTTCGGGGGTCGAGGAAGTGCTGCTCGAAGGCACCGCCGACCTGGCCATCAGCGCCCTGAACATCACCGGCCACCTGGGCATCGAGCTGAGCGAGGTGGAATTCGTCGCCGTCGCCCACCCAGAACACCCGCTGCATCGCCTGCAACGCGAACTGAATTTCCAGGATCTGGAAGGCCAGATGCAGGTCGTCACCCGTGACAGTGGCCGCCTGCAACCGCGTGATGCCGGCTGGCTGGGTGCCGAGCAACGCTGGACGGTGGGCAGCCTGCCGACCGCGCGCACTTTCGTCAGCAGCGGCCTGGGCTTTGCCTGGCTGCCGCGCCATCTGATCACCCGCGAATTGCAGGAGGGCCTGCTCAAGCCTCTGCCCCTGAGCCAGGGCGGCGTGCGCAAACCACGCTTCTTCCTCTATAACAACAAGGATCGTGCGCTCGGCCCGGCCACGCAGATCCTCATCGAGCTGATCAAGAACTTCGACTGCGCGCCTCTCGATGCCCCCTTCGCCGCACCGCAGTCGAGCACCTGA
- a CDS encoding LysR family transcriptional regulator, which yields MRFTLRQLQVFVAVAQHESVSRAAQSLALSQSATSTSLTELERQSDCQLFDRAGKRLALNALGHQLLPQAVALLDQAREIERLLGGKSGYGSLNVGATLTVGNYLATLLIGSFMQHHPECRVKLQVHNTAHVVQQVAHYELDLGLIEGDCQHPDIEVQPWVEDELVVFCAPQHPLAQRGSASLEELTHEAWILREQGSGTRLTFDQAMRHHPNRLNIRLELEHTEAIKRAVESGLGIGCISRLALRDAIRRGSLVAVETPALDLRRQFYFIWHKQKYQTAAMREFLEQCRALTAGVSRSDQIVLPPIV from the coding sequence ATGCGATTTACCCTCAGACAGCTTCAGGTCTTCGTCGCCGTGGCGCAGCATGAGAGCGTTTCCCGCGCCGCGCAATCGCTCGCATTGTCGCAGTCTGCCACCAGCACCTCGCTCACCGAGCTGGAGCGCCAGTCCGACTGCCAGTTGTTCGACCGTGCTGGCAAACGCCTGGCGCTCAATGCCCTGGGCCATCAACTGCTGCCCCAGGCGGTGGCCCTGCTCGACCAGGCCCGCGAGATCGAACGCCTGCTCGGTGGCAAGAGCGGCTATGGCTCGTTGAACGTTGGCGCTACGCTGACCGTGGGCAACTACCTGGCCACCCTGCTGATCGGCAGCTTCATGCAGCATCACCCCGAATGCCGGGTGAAGCTGCAGGTGCACAACACCGCCCACGTGGTGCAGCAGGTGGCCCACTACGAACTGGATCTGGGGCTGATCGAAGGCGACTGCCAGCACCCGGACATCGAGGTGCAGCCCTGGGTCGAGGACGAGCTGGTGGTGTTCTGCGCGCCACAACACCCGCTGGCCCAGCGCGGCAGCGCCAGTCTGGAAGAGTTGACCCACGAAGCCTGGATCCTGCGTGAACAGGGTTCGGGCACCCGCCTGACCTTCGACCAGGCCATGCGCCATCACCCCAACCGCTTGAATATCCGCCTGGAGCTGGAACACACCGAAGCGATCAAGCGCGCCGTGGAATCCGGCCTGGGCATCGGCTGCATTTCCCGCCTGGCCCTGCGCGACGCCATCCGCCGGGGCAGCCTGGTGGCGGTGGAAACCCCGGCGCTGGATCTGCGTCGGCAGTTCTACTTCATCTGGCACAAACAGAAATACCAGACCGCCGCCATGCGCGAATTCCTCGAGCAGTGCCGTGCCCTCACCGCAGGTGTGAGTCGCAGCGATCAGATCGTGCTGCCTCCCATCGTCTGA
- a CDS encoding FMN-dependent NADH-azoreductase — translation MSRVLVIESSARQQGSVSRELTQQFIAQWQAANPADQVQVRDVAANPLPHLDLTLLGGWMTPAEQQSAAEKAALARSNELTEELLAADVLVLAAPMYNFAIPSTLKTWLDHVLRAGVTFKYTETGPQGLLTGKRAIVLTARGGIYAGSALDHQEPYLRQVLAFIGIHDVQFIHAEGMNMGGEFVEKGLAQAKAKLAEVV, via the coding sequence ATGTCCCGCGTTCTGGTTATCGAAAGCAGTGCTCGTCAACAAGGCTCGGTGTCCCGCGAGCTGACCCAGCAGTTCATCGCCCAGTGGCAGGCCGCCAACCCGGCCGACCAGGTTCAGGTACGTGACGTGGCGGCCAACCCGCTGCCGCACCTGGATCTGACTCTGCTGGGTGGCTGGATGACCCCGGCCGAGCAGCAGAGCGCGGCGGAGAAGGCCGCGCTGGCACGCTCCAATGAGCTGACCGAAGAGCTGCTGGCCGCTGACGTGCTGGTGCTGGCTGCACCGATGTACAACTTCGCCATTCCCAGCACCCTCAAGACCTGGCTCGATCACGTGCTGCGTGCCGGGGTGACTTTCAAGTACACGGAAACCGGCCCGCAAGGTCTGCTGACCGGCAAGCGTGCCATCGTGCTGACTGCCCGTGGCGGCATTTATGCCGGCAGCGCCCTGGATCACCAGGAACCCTACCTGCGCCAGGTACTGGCCTTCATTGGTATTCACGATGTGCAGTTCATCCATGCCGAAGGCATGAACATGGGTGGCGAGTTCGTGGAGAAGGGCCTGGCCCAGGCCAAGGCCAAGCTGGCCGAAGTGGTCTGA
- a CDS encoding carboxylate/amino acid/amine transporter translates to MRYLWIVTLLWAFSFSLIGEYLAGRVDSYFAVLTRILIAGLLFVPLTHWRGHAPAFVRGMLLIGALQFGITYVCLYLSFAVLSVPEVLLFTILTPLHVTLIEDALNRRFNPWALVAAGVAVLGAGIIRYDGISPGFLFGFLLLQLANFTFAAGQVLYKHLLLRHPSEGPQYHRFGFFYLGALLVALPAFLLLGNAERLPTTALQWGVLGWLGVMASGLGLYWWNKGASLVDAGTLAVMNNALVPAGLLVNLLIWNHDADLLSLALGGLVIAASLPLARLGRARAVHGSVA, encoded by the coding sequence GTGCGATATCTGTGGATTGTGACCCTGCTGTGGGCCTTTTCCTTCAGCCTGATCGGTGAATACCTGGCTGGCCGGGTCGACAGTTATTTCGCCGTGCTCACTCGCATTCTCATTGCCGGCCTGTTGTTCGTGCCGCTGACGCATTGGCGCGGCCATGCGCCGGCCTTCGTGCGCGGCATGCTGCTGATCGGTGCCTTGCAGTTCGGCATCACCTACGTCTGCCTGTACCTGAGCTTCGCCGTGCTCAGCGTGCCGGAGGTGTTGCTGTTCACCATCCTCACTCCCTTGCACGTGACTCTGATCGAGGATGCCCTGAACCGACGCTTCAACCCCTGGGCGCTGGTAGCAGCGGGGGTGGCGGTGCTCGGCGCAGGCATCATCCGTTACGACGGCATCAGCCCGGGTTTCCTGTTCGGCTTTCTGCTGCTGCAACTGGCCAACTTCACCTTCGCCGCCGGCCAGGTGCTGTACAAACATCTGCTGCTGCGCCATCCCAGTGAGGGGCCGCAGTACCATCGCTTCGGCTTCTTCTACCTGGGCGCCTTGCTGGTGGCCTTGCCGGCCTTCCTGCTGCTGGGCAATGCCGAGCGCCTGCCGACGACGGCGCTGCAATGGGGTGTGCTCGGCTGGCTCGGCGTGATGGCGTCCGGGCTTGGTCTGTATTGGTGGAACAAGGGCGCCAGCTTGGTCGATGCCGGCACTCTGGCGGTGATGAACAATGCCCTGGTACCGGCCGGGCTGCTGGTCAACCTGCTGATCTGGAACCATGACGCCGACCTGCTGAGTCTGGCCCTGGGCGGGCTGGTGATCGCTGCCTCGCTGCCGCTGGCACGGCTCGGACGGGCCCGGGCCGTGCACGGGAGCGTAGCCTGA
- a CDS encoding alpha/beta fold hydrolase, giving the protein MPYFDNDGCQLHYEDRGHGTPVLLVHGLGSSTLDWEAQIPALSAHYRVLALDVRGHGRSDKPHQRYRMLDFADDVAALIEHLQLPPVHLVGISMGGMIGFQLGVDQPHLLRSLTIVNSAPEVKPHNLRERLEIAKRWLLARLLPLDTIAKGLGKLLFPLPEQAELRRKVEQRWPQNDKRAYLASLDAIIGWGVRERLQRITCPTLVITADRDYTPIELKQAYVKELPDARLQVIDHSRHATPLDQPQRFNTVLLDFLAEVDGSANKEN; this is encoded by the coding sequence ATGCCCTACTTCGACAATGACGGTTGCCAGCTCCACTACGAGGATCGTGGCCACGGCACACCCGTGCTACTGGTGCACGGCCTGGGCTCCAGCACCCTGGACTGGGAAGCGCAGATTCCCGCGCTGAGCGCCCATTACCGCGTGCTGGCCCTGGACGTACGCGGCCATGGCCGCTCGGACAAACCTCACCAGCGTTATCGCATGCTCGACTTCGCCGACGATGTCGCGGCATTGATCGAACATCTGCAACTGCCACCGGTGCACCTGGTGGGCATTTCCATGGGTGGCATGATCGGCTTTCAGCTCGGTGTTGATCAGCCGCATCTGCTGCGCAGCCTGACCATCGTCAACAGTGCTCCGGAAGTGAAGCCGCACAACCTGCGCGAGCGCCTGGAAATCGCCAAACGCTGGCTGCTGGCTCGTCTGCTGCCACTGGACACCATCGCCAAGGGCCTGGGCAAACTGCTGTTCCCCCTGCCGGAACAGGCCGAACTGCGGCGCAAGGTAGAGCAGCGTTGGCCGCAGAACGACAAGCGTGCCTATCTCGCCAGCCTCGACGCCATCATCGGCTGGGGCGTGCGGGAACGGCTGCAACGCATCACCTGTCCTACTCTGGTGATCACCGCCGATCGCGACTACACCCCGATCGAACTCAAGCAGGCCTATGTGAAAGAGCTCCCCGACGCGCGCCTGCAGGTGATCGATCATTCACGCCACGCCACACCGCTGGATCAACCGCAACGCTTCAACACCGTCCTGCTCGACTTCCTCGCCGAAGTCGACGGCTCTGCCAACAAGGAAAACTGA
- the rarD gene encoding EamA family transporter RarD has translation MHLSGRGVALSVGASVLFAMMPGYVPWLAPLDGIQIFAQRVLWSIPLVLLLVVLTRQSALLRETFGRLRREPLLLAACPLAAALIGVQWGLFLWAPLAGKMLDVSMGYFLLPLALVLSGRLFYGERLRPLQRLAVICAVLGVLHELWRTQAFSWLTLITAVGYPPYMMLRRWMRLDALSGFVLEMLILAPLAIWLIVAYGPANAFANKPELWLLMPGMALIGTLAFASMMASSRLLPMGLFGILSYVEPVLLFAVALLVLGERFDAAQWLTYLPIWLAVLLVGWDSARLLRKQGAG, from the coding sequence ATGCATTTGTCCGGGCGCGGCGTGGCGCTGTCGGTAGGCGCCTCGGTGCTGTTTGCCATGATGCCGGGCTATGTGCCCTGGCTGGCGCCGCTCGACGGCATACAGATCTTCGCCCAGCGCGTGCTCTGGTCGATTCCCCTGGTATTGTTGCTGGTGGTATTGACGCGGCAGAGTGCGTTGCTGCGCGAAACCTTCGGCCGTTTGCGCCGTGAGCCGCTGCTGCTGGCCGCCTGTCCATTGGCCGCTGCACTGATCGGTGTGCAGTGGGGGCTGTTTCTCTGGGCGCCGCTGGCGGGGAAGATGCTGGACGTATCCATGGGCTATTTCCTCCTGCCGCTGGCGCTGGTGCTCAGCGGCCGGCTGTTCTACGGCGAGCGTCTGCGTCCCTTGCAGCGCCTGGCGGTAATCTGCGCCGTGCTCGGCGTGTTGCACGAGCTATGGCGCACTCAGGCGTTTTCCTGGCTGACGCTGATCACCGCAGTGGGTTACCCGCCCTACATGATGCTGCGTCGTTGGATGCGTCTGGATGCGCTGTCCGGCTTCGTGCTGGAGATGCTCATACTGGCGCCACTGGCCATCTGGCTGATCGTCGCGTATGGCCCGGCCAATGCCTTCGCCAACAAGCCTGAACTCTGGTTGCTGATGCCGGGCATGGCGCTGATCGGCACCCTGGCGTTCGCCTCGATGATGGCATCGAGCCGACTGTTGCCCATGGGGCTGTTCGGCATCCTCAGCTACGTCGAGCCGGTGCTGTTGTTCGCCGTGGCGTTGCTGGTGCTGGGGGAGCGCTTCGATGCCGCGCAGTGGCTGACCTATCTGCCGATCTGGCTGGCGGTATTGCTGGTGGGCTGGGACAGTGCGCGCTTGCTGCGCAAGCAGGGCGCGGGTTGA
- a CDS encoding dihydrofolate reductase family protein, whose amino-acid sequence MQPSLIYHVTSSLDGYIARPDGSLDWLESERQADEENCFQQFYAGIDSLLMGRMAYEALLAKGGPWPYPGKPCVVLTRSALRRPCAEVQLTHCTPSQAMAVLREAGLQRTWLLGGSTLAGNCHAAGLIDEVLINLTPCLLGAGIRLFATGLERNLELCEQRRFNSGVIQLHYRVNNPYSQLMPLSDARHSAA is encoded by the coding sequence ATGCAGCCCTCACTGATCTACCACGTCACCTCCAGTCTGGACGGCTATATCGCGCGTCCGGACGGCAGCCTCGACTGGCTCGAGAGCGAACGCCAGGCGGACGAGGAAAACTGCTTCCAGCAGTTCTACGCCGGGATCGACTCGCTGCTGATGGGGCGCATGGCCTATGAGGCCCTGCTGGCCAAGGGCGGCCCCTGGCCCTACCCCGGCAAGCCCTGCGTGGTGCTGACCCGCTCGGCCCTGCGGCGGCCCTGCGCAGAAGTGCAATTGACCCACTGCACCCCGAGCCAGGCCATGGCGGTATTGCGCGAGGCAGGCCTGCAGCGCACCTGGCTGCTGGGCGGCAGCACCCTGGCGGGCAACTGTCACGCTGCCGGATTGATCGACGAAGTGCTGATCAACCTCACACCCTGCCTGCTCGGCGCCGGCATCCGCCTGTTCGCCACCGGGCTGGAACGCAACCTGGAATTATGCGAACAGCGCCGCTTCAACAGTGGCGTCATCCAGTTGCACTACCGGGTGAACAACCCCTACAGCCAACTCATGCCGCTGTCCGACGCCCGCCACAGTGCCGCCTGA
- a CDS encoding anti-virulence regulator CigR family protein — protein sequence MPKKPHAAVCLGLCALLAASPLLAAPPPGKGNPHKGGHDEVQLDMRGPSVDIGQVRIVLGENRQLIGPSPSLPPGIAKNLARGKPLPPGIAKNFDSRLSARLPHYEGYEWKQVGSDVVLVAVATGIVYEILRNVLN from the coding sequence ATGCCGAAGAAACCTCACGCCGCTGTATGCCTTGGCCTGTGCGCCTTGCTGGCTGCCTCCCCGCTGCTCGCCGCACCACCGCCAGGCAAGGGCAATCCGCATAAGGGCGGTCACGACGAGGTGCAACTCGACATGCGCGGCCCCAGCGTGGACATCGGCCAGGTGCGTATCGTGCTGGGCGAAAATCGCCAACTGATCGGCCCGAGCCCCTCCCTGCCGCCCGGTATCGCCAAGAACCTGGCCCGCGGCAAGCCTCTGCCACCTGGTATTGCCAAGAACTTCGACAGCCGCCTGTCGGCACGCTTGCCCCACTACGAGGGTTACGAGTGGAAGCAGGTGGGCAGCGACGTGGTGCTGGTAGCGGTGGCCACGGGCATCGTCTACGAGATCCTGCGCAATGTGCTGAACTGA
- the fpr gene encoding ferredoxin-NADP reductase → MSNMNVERVLSVHHWNDTLFSFKCTRDPGLRFENGQFVMIGLQQPNGRPLMRAYSIASPNWEEHLEFFSIKVPDGPLTSQLQHLKEGDEIIISKKPTGTLVLDDLNPGKHLYLLSTGTGLAPFMSVIQDPETYERFEKVILVHGVRYVNEVAYREFITEHLPRNEFFGDALKEKLIYYPTVTREPFENQGRLTDLMRSGKLFADIGLPPINPQDDRAMICGSPSMLDETSQVLDSFGLKISPRMREPGDYLIERAFVEK, encoded by the coding sequence ATGAGCAATATGAACGTCGAGCGCGTGCTCAGCGTCCACCACTGGAACGATACCCTGTTCAGCTTCAAGTGCACCCGTGACCCGGGCCTGCGCTTCGAGAATGGCCAGTTCGTGATGATCGGCCTGCAACAGCCCAATGGTCGCCCGCTGATGCGCGCCTACTCCATCGCCAGCCCGAACTGGGAAGAGCACCTGGAGTTCTTCAGCATCAAGGTGCCCGATGGCCCGTTGACCTCGCAGTTGCAGCACCTCAAGGAAGGCGACGAGATCATCATCAGCAAGAAACCCACCGGCACCCTGGTGCTCGATGACCTCAACCCCGGCAAGCACCTGTACCTGCTCAGCACCGGCACCGGCCTGGCGCCGTTCATGAGCGTGATCCAGGATCCGGAAACCTACGAACGTTTCGAGAAGGTGATCCTGGTGCATGGCGTGCGCTACGTGAACGAAGTGGCCTACCGCGAGTTCATCACCGAGCATCTGCCGCGCAACGAGTTCTTCGGCGATGCGCTGAAAGAGAAGCTGATCTATTACCCGACGGTGACCCGTGAGCCGTTCGAGAATCAGGGCCGGCTGACCGACCTGATGCGCAGTGGCAAGCTGTTCGCCGACATTGGCCTGCCGCCGATCAATCCGCAGGACGACCGCGCCATGATCTGCGGCAGCCCGAGCATGCTCGACGAGACCAGCCAGGTGCTCGACAGCTTCGGCCTGAAGATCTCCCCGCGTATGCGTGAGCCGGGGGACTATCTGATCGAGCGTGCCTTCGTGGAAAAATAA
- a CDS encoding 3-phosphoglycerate kinase has product MKKLGCLLLLMGLPLGAHAYPIELEKQLNGAEVSATTQDVDHNIAGLMLYNYGQRDAECKAVFRNGPEAPRIRQASLAPGANNNLVVRFSRSVIRLRVDLTCKPK; this is encoded by the coding sequence ATGAAAAAACTAGGTTGTCTGCTGTTGCTCATGGGCTTGCCACTGGGTGCCCATGCTTATCCCATCGAACTGGAGAAGCAGCTCAATGGCGCCGAGGTATCGGCTACCACCCAGGACGTCGACCACAACATCGCGGGGTTGATGCTCTACAACTACGGCCAGCGCGACGCCGAGTGCAAGGCCGTGTTCCGCAATGGCCCGGAGGCGCCGCGTATCCGTCAGGCCAGCCTGGCACCCGGAGCCAACAACAACCTGGTGGTCAGGTTCAGCCGTAGCGTCATCCGTCTAAGGGTGGATCTGACCTGCAAGCCCAAGTAA